In Bosea sp. PAMC 26642, the DNA window CCCAGCGCGCCGACAACCTGCAGGGCGCCTTCAGGGTCCCACCACCCAACCGGCCTCTGATCGAGGGTCGCCGCATCCTGCTCGTCGACGACGTGCTGACGACGGGCGCGACCGCCAACGCCGCCGCCCGCGCCCTGCTGCGGGCAGGCGCAAGCGCTGTCGACGTGCTGATCTTCGCGAGGGTCGTGACGGATGGATGACAGCACCCTATATTGAGGTGCGCTGCAACAATCGCGGAACCCGCCATGCCTCCGGTGACGATCTACACGACCTCCTGGTGTCCCTACTGCAAGGAAGCAAAGTCGCTGCTCGACAGCAAGGGCGCCGCCTATGACGAGATTGACGTCGACGGCGAGCCGGAGCTGCGCCGGGCCATGACCGCAAAGGCCGGCGGGCGCACCTCGGTGCCGCAGATCTTCATCGGCGACAAGCATGTCGGCGGCTGCGACGACATCCATGCGCTCGACAGGCGCGGCGAACTCGACAAGCTTCTGGCGGCATGAGGCGCTTGCACCTGCCCGGTACATACATATCTGCCGGGACTGCGGCGGCCAGTCGCCCGATTGGACCGCGATGATCCGCTACGCCCTGGTCTGCGACCACACCCATGATTTCGAAAGCTGGTTTTCCACCTCGGCGGGCTTCGACGAGCAGGCGAAGCGCGGCCTCGTCGCCTGCCCGGTCTGCGGCAGCGCCAAGGTCGAGCGCGCCATCATGGCGCCCAACGTCGCCCGCACCGACCGCGGCAGACAGGCCATCGCCGCGCCTGCCGAGGAAAGCCCGACCGTGACGGAGGCCCCGGCCACCCCGGCGCCGGCTCCCCTCGCCCTGATCAGCGAGAAGGACGTCGCCATGCGCGCCATGCTCGCGGCGCTGCACCAGCATGTCGCCACGAACGCGGAAAACGTCGGCAAGCGTTTCGCCGACGAGGCCCTGAAGATCCATCATGGCGAGAGCGACAGCCGCGCCATCTATGGCGAGGCCACGCCCGAGGATGCCCGGATGCTGCATGAGGAGGGCGTCGAGTTCATGCCGCTCCCGCGCCTGCCGGAAGGCCGCAACTGAAGCTGTTGCGCAAGTCTCCATAGCCTAACGTCGCAAGCGACATTCGCCCGGCTCTGGCGTTATTGACCCCGCAGTGCAACATTGAGATTGCATATGTTCGAGGGTGAAACGGCAGGGGGAGCGGCCATGAACGCCATCGGCCCAATCGGCGACAAATCCGCGTCACGAGACAAGCCCACACCGCGCGACAAGCCCTGGATCTTCCGCACCTATGCCGGCCATTCCGACGCCTCGGAGTCCAACAGGCTCTATCGCAACAACCTCGCCAAGGGTCAGACCGGGCTCTCCGTCGCCTTCGACCTGCCGACGCAGACCGGCTACGACCCCGACCATGTGCTGGCGCGCGGCGAGGTCGGCAAGGTCGGCGTGCCCGTAAGCCATCTCGGCGACATGCGGGCGCTCTTCGCCGATATCCCGCTTGCCCAGATGAACACCTCGATGACGATCAACGCGACGGCGGCTTGGCTGCTCTCGCTCTACATCGCGGTCGCCGACGAGCAGGGCGCGCCGCGCCACCTTCTGCAGGGCACGACCCAGAACGACCTCGTCAAGGAATACCTCTCGCGTGGGACCTATGTCTTCCCGCCGCGCCCCTCGATGGCGCTGACCACCGACATCGTCGTGTTCACGGCCCGCGAATTGCCGAAATGGAACCCGACCAACGTCTGCTCCTACCATCTGCAGGAGGCCGGAGCCTCGCCGGTGCAGGAACTCTCCTTCGCGCTTGCGACCGCGATCGCGCTGCTCGACTCGATCCGGGCCCGGCCCGAGGTCTCGGCCGAGGAATTCCCCGAGGTCGTCGGGCGCATCTCCTTCTTCGTCAATGCGGGCATGCGCTTCGTCACCGAGCTCTGCAAGATGCGCGCGTTCGTCGAACTCTGGGACGAGATCACGCTTGGCCGCTACGGCGTCGCCGACGATGCGATGCGCCGCTTTCGCTATGGCGTGCAGGTCAATTCGCTCGGCCTCACCGAACCGCAGCCCGAGAACAACGTCTATCGCATTCTGATCGAGATGCTGGCGGTGACGCTCTCCAAGAAGGCCCGCGCTCGCGCCGTACAGCTTCCCGCCTGGAACGAGGCGCTCGGCCTGCCGCGGCCCTTCGACCAGCAATGGTCGCTGCGGATGCAGCAGGTGCTGGCCTACGAGACCGACCTGCTCGAATTCGGCGACATCTTCGACGGCTCCACCGTGATCGACGCCAAGGTCGCCGAGCTCAAGGCGGCCGCGTTGGAAGAACTGGCGAAGATAGACGACATGGGCGGCGCGCTCGCCGCCATCGAGACCGGCTACATGAAGCAGGCGCTCGTCGAGAACGGCGCCCGCCGCATCGAGGCGATCGAGCGCGGCGAGCAGATCGTCATCGGCGTCAACAAGTTCACCAATAGCGAGCCCTCCCCGCTCTCGGCCGGCGAAGGCAATGTCGTCACCGTGCCGGATTCAGTCGAGTTGGAGGCGATCGGCCGGCTCAAGGCCTGGCGCTCGACCCGAGACGCCAAGGCCTCGGAAGCCGCGCTCGCCGAACTCGCCTCTGCGGCGAAGGAAGCGCGAAACGTCATGCCGGCCTCGATCGCCTGCGCCAAGGCCGGCGTCACCACCGGCGAATGGGCCCAGACCCTGCGCGAGATTTTCGGCGAGTACCGGGCTCCGACCGGCGTCGATACCGGCAAGCTCGGCGACAATTCCGACCTCGCCACGGTCAAGGCCGCCGTCGCCCGCGCGACCGAAAAGCTCGGCCGTCCCCCACGCTTCCTCGTCGGCAAGCCTGGCCTCGACGGCCATTCCAACGGCGCCGAGCAGATCGCAGTCCGCGCCCGCGATGCCGGCATGGCGGTGAGCTATGGCGGCATCCGCCAGACGCCCGAGGAGATCGTCACCCAGGCGCAGGAGACGAAAGCCGACATCATCGGGCTCTCGATCCTGTCGGGCTCGCATCTGCCGCTGGTACGCGATGTCACGGCTCGGCTGCGGGTCGCGGGCATGACCACCCCGGTCGTGGTCGGCGGCATCATCCCGCCCGACGACGAGAACGCGCTACGCAACATGGGGGTAGCTGCGGTTTATACGCCGAAGAATTTCGAGCTCGACGGCATCATCGCCGATGTCGCGGGGCTGGCGGCGAAAGAGCGGTAACCCGCTTGTCATTCCGGGACTTCGCGCAGCGAAGGACCCGGAACCCACCACCGGGCGAGCGCGATCGACTGGGCGTGGATGGCATCACCCGGTCGTGGGTTCCGGGTTCGGCTCTTCGAGCCGCCCCGGAACGACAAGCGCGATCCTAAGCCATCCCGACTGACTTCAACTGCGCATACGCCTTCAGAATCTCCTGAAGCGTGCCTTCGCGCGAGCGGTCGCCGCCATTGGCGTCCGGATGAAAGCGCTTCACCAGTTCCTTGTAGCGCGCCTTGATCGCCACCGAATCGGCCGTGTCGTCGAGGCCCAACGTGTCGAGCGCCTTGCGTGCCACCACGCCGACGCGCGGCTCGGGATTGGCGGCGGCCTGTGTCCGGCGTGCACCGAATATGTTGAAGGCGTCCTGGACGTCCGGCTCTTCCTTGCCGCCAGCGACGCGGCCGCGCTGCGACATGCGCGCTGCCTTCGAGTTCACGCCGAGCTTCCAGGTCGGGCGATGGCCGATCGCATCATCCTTGGCATAAGCCTGCAGCGCCGCGTCATCCATCCCGGCGAAATAGTTGTAGGTCGCGTTGTAGGCCTTCACATGATCCATGCAGAACCGGAAGAACTCGCCCTCCCGGCCCCGCCCCTTGGGCGCGCGGAATTCGCCCGGCCGCTTGCAGCCGGGATGGTCGCAGGCCGTGGCAGGAATGTCCTCGACCGCTTCCGCCTCGGAAGGGCCGATCCTGATGCGGTCGAACAGGCGCGAGTTGAAGTTCATGATCGAACGGTTATGAGACTCGAAGGGGAAACCGGCAAGTGCGGCGCAACATGCAAAGATCGCATGTCCCGCCCGCCGACGCCGGTCGAACGATCGTCGGACGACGCTCGTCAGGCCAACATCATCAGGACAATGTCGCGATCATGACCGGAATGGCTGAACGGATCATCAAGAAGCTGGAAGCCGCCCTGTCGCCGAAGCGCCTGAATGTCATAGACGAATCCCACCAGCATCAGGGCCATGGCGGCTGGCGCGAAGGCGGCGAAACCCATTTCAGGGTCGATATCGTGTCCGAGGCCTTTGCCGGCAAGAGCCGCCTGGAGCGCCACCGCCTCGTCAATGCCGCCCTGGCTCAGGAACTCGCCGACGGCGTGCACGCGCTCGCGATTCTGGCGCGGGGACCGGGGGAGGCTTGAACGGCGTCCGATCTCAGGGGGTAATCAGTACGATCGAAGGAAAATAGGTCCGGTAGCGCTTTGCGTCGCGCGTCAGCAGCGGCAGCCCCAGCTCGACGGCCTGCGCGCCGATAAAAAAGTCGGGGAGGACACCGGTGCGCAGTCCTCCAGCCGCGCGATAGCGGGCGAACGCTTTGCCTGCCATGAACAGAGCCGGCTTCGATATCGAACCGATCGCGACTTTGAAATCAGCCAGCATCGCATCGAGCGTTTCGACATCGTCGAACCCGACCGAAAGCTCTGCATATACGACATCGACGATAGCCAATCGGCCGGTCTTCATTGCCATGCGCAGTCGGCCCGTCGACCAACCACCCCAATCCGGATCGTTGGTAATCAGGTCCAGGAAGACGTTTGAATCGACGAGCGTCGTCGTCACGGCTCGCCGCGCGACATCGCCATAATGTCGTCAGTGCTCGGTCCCGGCGCGGCGCTGCCGCGCCATTTGTCGATCGGATCGACGGCCGCCGCGCCCGTGACCTTTGTCAGCACGACCTGACCATCGGCTTCCATTCGGAAATCCACTGCGTTGCCCGGCTGGATGCCGAGCAGGTCCCGCACTGTTTTAGGAATTGTAACCTGACCCTTGCTTGTAACAGTGGTTGCCATGTCACCTCCAGTATTACTTGATCAAAAAGGTAATACTTATGCGGCTTTTGCGCAAGCCTGGCTATCCGCGATCGGCAGAAACAGCGGCTCCGTGCTCAGCCCTCCGCTCGCTCGGGCGCCCACGCATAAACCGCGGCCGAGACAAGCAGCAGGGCCGCGAAAAGCCAATGCAGACTGGCGAAGGTCGCCGCCGCGTCGAGGCCGGCGCCACGCTGCGCCGCGATGAACCAGCCCGAACCGGACTGCACGAGCGCAGCGCCCGCGATGAACAGGAAATTCACCGCCGTCATGCCGCGTCCAAGCAGATGCGGCGGGAAGAACAGGCGCGCATGTGCCATCAGGATGGCATAGGTGAAGCCGATCGCGCCGATCGCCGAAAGCACGACGATCGCCAACACCGCCGAAGCCGAACCCGCCAGCGCCAGCAGCGCGAAGGCGAAACCCGTCGCAACCGTGCCCCACAGGACAAGCGGTTTGATCCGCCCCGCGACCTTTTCCAGTCCGCCATAAAAGAAGGCACCGGCAACCATGGCCAGCGCCATCGCGGTCGCGGCATTGCCGGCGCTGACGGCGTTGAAGCCGTGCACGCTGCTCATGAACGGCGCGATCCAGAGGCCCCGCACCGTCGCCAGAACGGCGTAGCCCGTCAGCGTGATCGGCGCGAGCAGCCAGAGCGGCTTAAGGCGCACGATGCTGGCTAGTCCCTCGATCAGCCCCTCGGTCTTGCCCGATGCCTGCTCGGCACGCGGCGGGTCGCGCAGCAACAGCGCCGCCAACAGCGTCGCCGCCGCAAAGCAGGTGGCCATCGTCAGCATCGAGGTCCGCCAACCGAAACGCGCTGCCGCGATCGCCAGCGGCGCCGCGCCGACGAGGTTTCCAAGCGAGCCGAGCCCGATGAAGACCGAGGTGAGGAAGGCAAAGCGCGCCGGCGCCGTGGTCCGCGCAAACAGGAACAGCGCCGACATGAAGATCGGCGCGCAGCCGATACCGATCAGCGCCATCGCCAGGGTGCCGGCCGCAGCACTCGTCGCGCTGGCAAACAGGAAAGCGCCGAAGGAGCCGATCGCCATCGCCGCCGCAACCGTCCGCCGCGGCCCGAGCCGGTCGAGCGCCCAGCCGATCGGGAACTGCGAAACCGCGAAGGCGATGAACCAGGCCGCGCCCAGAAACCCGAACTCGCGCGGGCCGATCGCGAGATCGCTCATCACCGGATCGGCGATGACGCTCAGAAACGACCGGTAGAAAATCGAGAGAAAATAGGCCGGCAGCAGCGCGAAGAAGACGGTCACGTCGCGCGCATCACTTGATCCGCTCGAGCACGGAAACATAGTTCGCCACCGCGGCCCCGCCCATGTTGAAGACTCCGCCCAACCTGGCGTCGCGCACCTGCATCCCCTCGGGCGCCTCACCCGTCAGTTGCATGGCGCTGAGCACATGCATCGAGACGCCGGTCGCGCCGATCGGATGCCCCTTGGCCTTGAGTCCCCCCGAGACGTTGACCGGCAGCTTGCCGTCCTTCTGGGTCCAGCCTTCCTTGATGGCGCGCGCACCGTCGCCTTCCCTGGTCAGGCCCATCGCCTCGTATTCGATCAGTTCGGCGATGGTGAAGCAGTCATGCGTCTCGACGAAGGACAGGTCCCCGAGTGCGATACCTGCCTCGCCCAGCGCCTGCTTCCAGGCCAGCGCGCAGCCATCGAACTTCAGGATGTCGCGCTTCGACATCGGCAGGAAATCCTGGACATGGGCGGCGCCGCGGAAACCGACGGCGCGGCGCAATCCCATCGCGGTCTCGGTATCAGCGAGCACGATCGCGGCCGCTCCGTCCGAGACCAGCGAACAATCGGTGCGCTTCAGCGGGCCGGCGACATAGGGGTTCTTTTCGCTCTCGTTGCGGCAGAACTCGAAGCCCAAATCCTTGCGCATCTGCGCATAGGGATTCTCGACACCGTTCTTGTGGTTCTTGGCCGCGATCATCGCGAGCGCGTCCGACTGGTCGCCATGGCGCTGAAAATAGGAGGCGGCGATGTTGCCGAAGACGCCGGCAAAGCCGCCTATCGTCTCGCCGTCCTCGGCGAGATACGAGGCCTTGAGCAGGAATTTGCCGATATCGGCCGACGGCGTCTTCGTCATCTGCTCGACGCCGACGACGAGCACGATCTTGGCATCGCCAGCCCGGATCGCGCGTGCGCCCTGATGAACGGCGGCGGAGCCTGTGGCGCAGGCATTCTCGACGCGGGTGGTCGGCTTGAAGCGTAGCGCCGGATCGGCCTGTAGCACGAGCGAGGCTGTGAAATCCTGGGCCGAGAAGCCGGCGTTGTAGTGGCCAAGCACGATCTCGTCGACTTGGTCGGCGGTGATGCCGGCATCGACAAGCGCCTCGGTGGCGACCCGCACGATCAGGCTCTCGATGGTCTCGGCATCCTGCTTGCCGAACGGCGTATGGGCCCAACCGACGATCGCAGCGCTCATGGCTTTCTCTCCCTAAAACCCGAACTTTTCAGTCTAATTGCGCTTCGCAAGCTCGCCCTGCAAGCCGGCACCTGCGCATTTCCGGAGTGCACGGAAAGAGGGACCATGATGCGGACCACTCTCAGATCGCCAGCAGGAGCAAAGCGCCAACCCCACCCACGATCATCGCCATGCCGAGAATCTCTCGGCGGCTCGTCCCCTCGGCAAAGATCCGCCGTGAGGCGATCTGCGCGAGCGGTACCTCGATCAGCGCCAGCGTGCGGACATTCGCTGCGCTGGTCAGCGAAAAACCGATGAACCAGCATTGCGAGGCCGCTGCCCCGAGGAAACCGGCCGACAGCGACCGCCGCCAGTTGCGCAGGCTCAGGATCAGCGCCGGCCGGTTGGCGACCAGCATGTAGAGCGTCAGCACGACCGTCTGCAACGTCAGGCCGAGCGCCAGGATCGTCGTGGCACGGATAAAGAAACCGCCCTCCGGCAGCGCCTGGATCGCACCGCGAAAGCCGATCGCCGAGAACGCGAAGAAGGCGCCGGCCCCGATGCCCAGCAGGGCCGGCCGCAGGCCCGCGGCCGTCAGCTTCTCGCCCGGCTTCCAGGAGACAACGACGACGCCCGCCGTCGCGACCGCGATGGCGGCGAATTTGGGCAGGCTGAGCGCATCACCCAGCAGCAGTGCGCCGAAGATCGCGACCTGCACCGGCTCGGTCTTGGTGTAGGCCGTCGTCACCGAAAACGAGCGCTCGCGCATCGCAGCCAGCATCAGGGCCGTCGCAGCGATCTGCGTCAGCGCGCCCCAGAGCGTGAAGGCCAGCGCGCCCTGGCCGATCTGGGGCGGCGCCCGGTTGCTCGCCAGGCACACCAGCACCAGGAACAGCAGCGCGAAGGGCAGGCCGAACAGGAAGCGAACCTGCGTCGCGCCGACGACGCCGATCACCTCCGTCAGCGAGCGCTGCGTGAGGTTCCGCGCCGTCTGCAGCAGTGAGGCCGCGATCGTCGCGGGTATCCAGAGAAGGGCAAGGCTCACGCGGGTTTCGGTCCGGACGGGGCGCAGGAATGGTGGTCAAGGCTTTTGGACCTGCCGTCCCGGCTAGGCAAATCGCTGCGTCGGGGGTAGGTATGCGTCAATGGCTGGACCGATCGTCCCGGCCGTCTCGAAATTGCCGCACGCGTCGCGTTGAACCCGTCTCGTTCGACGCCTCACCCAGACAGGTTCAAGACCAGCCCGATGATCCGATTTCGTCTAGCCGCCGCCGTTGTCTTCGGTCTCGCCGCGACTGCCCCGGCAATGGCCGGCGCCAGCCTGGTGGTCGACGCCGCGAGCGGACAGGTTCTTTCCAGCGAAAACGCGGTCCAGGCTTGGCACCCTGCCTCCACAACCAAGATGATGACGGCCTATCTCGCCCTCAAAGCCGTGCGCGAGGGCCGTCTCGGACTCGAGACCCCGATCCCGGCCTCAAAGCGCGCCGCCAGCCAGCCGCGCGTCAAGGTCTACATCAAGGCCGGGCAGGAGATCACGCTCGATAACGCGCTGCGCATCATGATGGTGAAGTCGGCCAACGACATCGCCTATGTCATCGCCGAAGGTGTCGGCGGCGACGTCGAGACTTTCGTCGGCATGATGAATGCGGAAGCGGCTCGTCTGGGGATGCGCGACAGCCATTTCGTCAATCCCAATGGCTGGCACCATCCCGACCAGCAGGTCAGCGCGCGCGATCTTGCCGTGCTCGCCATGGCGCTGATGCGCGAATTTCCCGATTATGCCGACTACTGGAACACCGCTTCGGTCCAGCTCGGCAAGCAGGTTCTGCACAACACCAACGGGCTCGTTGGCCGCTATTCCGGCATCAACGGCTTCAAGACTGGCTTCGTCTGCGCCTCGGGCTTCAATGTCGTCGCCACGGCCACACGCGGCGGCCGGACCCTGATCGCGGTCGTGCTCGGCGCACTCTCTGGCGCGGAGCGCACGGTCAAGGCGGCACAACTGCTCGATGACGGCTTCGGCAAATGGGGCGGGTTCGGCACGAGCGTCGCCAGCCTGCCCGCCGGCACGGGCGGTCGTGCCTACAGCGTGTGCGACGATGTCCGGCGCAAGGGCGGCGGTGCGGCACTCGCGGACGATGTCGATACCTCCGGACCGATCGCCCATCAGGCGGCCGGCGATATCGGCGGCAACTCCAACGACGGAGGGATGCGCTCGGCTGCAGCCATTGCGACCCCGGTGGCCAGTCCCGTTCTGACCCGCTCTCCGTCGGGCCGGATCATACTCGGCCCCCGCGCCGAAACCATGCCGGTTCCGGTCGCCTTCGGGCGTACGCCCGGCTCGGCGTCCGCGCCGCTGGCCGCCAATGTGACCGGCAAGCCCGATACCCAGATCGCACGCGGCGGCGCCACACCTGTGATCGCACCGGGTGCGCCGGTGGTCGGCGGCCTGTTCGGCGGCACGGCACCCGGTCTGTTCAGCGACGCGC includes these proteins:
- a CDS encoding type II toxin-antitoxin system VapC family toxin encodes the protein MTTTLVDSNVFLDLITNDPDWGGWSTGRLRMAMKTGRLAIVDVVYAELSVGFDDVETLDAMLADFKVAIGSISKPALFMAGKAFARYRAAGGLRTGVLPDFFIGAQAVELGLPLLTRDAKRYRTYFPSIVLITP
- a CDS encoding D-alanyl-D-alanine carboxypeptidase family protein — translated: MIRFRLAAAVVFGLAATAPAMAGASLVVDAASGQVLSSENAVQAWHPASTTKMMTAYLALKAVREGRLGLETPIPASKRAASQPRVKVYIKAGQEITLDNALRIMMVKSANDIAYVIAEGVGGDVETFVGMMNAEAARLGMRDSHFVNPNGWHHPDQQVSARDLAVLAMALMREFPDYADYWNTASVQLGKQVLHNTNGLVGRYSGINGFKTGFVCASGFNVVATATRGGRTLIAVVLGALSGAERTVKAAQLLDDGFGKWGGFGTSVASLPAGTGGRAYSVCDDVRRKGGGAALADDVDTSGPIAHQAAGDIGGNSNDGGMRSAAAIATPVASPVLTRSPSGRIILGPRAETMPVPVAFGRTPGSASAPLAANVTGKPDTQIARGGATPVIAPGAPVVGGLFGGTAPGLFSDARRTSSGNGAIPGATTAFAPTGAGEAQDAGSESPLRLQGAMQSGATTTSLRPGAAAGIKPSARLPAKPLLAKPSSQKVEPVKAKPSQAAVKPHAAKPAVKTKVKSKPSDDA
- a CDS encoding acetyl-CoA acetyltransferase — its product is MSAAIVGWAHTPFGKQDAETIESLIVRVATEALVDAGITADQVDEIVLGHYNAGFSAQDFTASLVLQADPALRFKPTTRVENACATGSAAVHQGARAIRAGDAKIVLVVGVEQMTKTPSADIGKFLLKASYLAEDGETIGGFAGVFGNIAASYFQRHGDQSDALAMIAAKNHKNGVENPYAQMRKDLGFEFCRNESEKNPYVAGPLKRTDCSLVSDGAAAIVLADTETAMGLRRAVGFRGAAHVQDFLPMSKRDILKFDGCALAWKQALGEAGIALGDLSFVETHDCFTIAELIEYEAMGLTREGDGARAIKEGWTQKDGKLPVNVSGGLKAKGHPIGATGVSMHVLSAMQLTGEAPEGMQVRDARLGGVFNMGGAAVANYVSVLERIK
- a CDS encoding BolA family protein; amino-acid sequence: MAERIIKKLEAALSPKRLNVIDESHQHQGHGGWREGGETHFRVDIVSEAFAGKSRLERHRLVNAALAQELADGVHALAILARGPGEA
- the grxC gene encoding glutaredoxin 3, with product MPPVTIYTTSWCPYCKEAKSLLDSKGAAYDEIDVDGEPELRRAMTAKAGGRTSVPQIFIGDKHVGGCDDIHALDRRGELDKLLAA
- a CDS encoding protein meaA yields the protein MNAIGPIGDKSASRDKPTPRDKPWIFRTYAGHSDASESNRLYRNNLAKGQTGLSVAFDLPTQTGYDPDHVLARGEVGKVGVPVSHLGDMRALFADIPLAQMNTSMTINATAAWLLSLYIAVADEQGAPRHLLQGTTQNDLVKEYLSRGTYVFPPRPSMALTTDIVVFTARELPKWNPTNVCSYHLQEAGASPVQELSFALATAIALLDSIRARPEVSAEEFPEVVGRISFFVNAGMRFVTELCKMRAFVELWDEITLGRYGVADDAMRRFRYGVQVNSLGLTEPQPENNVYRILIEMLAVTLSKKARARAVQLPAWNEALGLPRPFDQQWSLRMQQVLAYETDLLEFGDIFDGSTVIDAKVAELKAAALEELAKIDDMGGALAAIETGYMKQALVENGARRIEAIERGEQIVIGVNKFTNSEPSPLSAGEGNVVTVPDSVELEAIGRLKAWRSTRDAKASEAALAELASAAKEARNVMPASIACAKAGVTTGEWAQTLREIFGEYRAPTGVDTGKLGDNSDLATVKAAVARATEKLGRPPRFLVGKPGLDGHSNGAEQIAVRARDAGMAVSYGGIRQTPEEIVTQAQETKADIIGLSILSGSHLPLVRDVTARLRVAGMTTPVVVGGIIPPDDENALRNMGVAAVYTPKNFELDGIIADVAGLAAKER
- a CDS encoding DnaJ domain-containing protein; the encoded protein is MNFNSRLFDRIRIGPSEAEAVEDIPATACDHPGCKRPGEFRAPKGRGREGEFFRFCMDHVKAYNATYNYFAGMDDAALQAYAKDDAIGHRPTWKLGVNSKAARMSQRGRVAGGKEEPDVQDAFNIFGARRTQAAANPEPRVGVVARKALDTLGLDDTADSVAIKARYKELVKRFHPDANGGDRSREGTLQEILKAYAQLKSVGMA
- a CDS encoding MFS transporter: MTVFFALLPAYFLSIFYRSFLSVIADPVMSDLAIGPREFGFLGAAWFIAFAVSQFPIGWALDRLGPRRTVAAAMAIGSFGAFLFASATSAAAGTLAMALIGIGCAPIFMSALFLFARTTAPARFAFLTSVFIGLGSLGNLVGAAPLAIAAARFGWRTSMLTMATCFAAATLLAALLLRDPPRAEQASGKTEGLIEGLASIVRLKPLWLLAPITLTGYAVLATVRGLWIAPFMSSVHGFNAVSAGNAATAMALAMVAGAFFYGGLEKVAGRIKPLVLWGTVATGFAFALLALAGSASAVLAIVVLSAIGAIGFTYAILMAHARLFFPPHLLGRGMTAVNFLFIAGAALVQSGSGWFIAAQRGAGLDAAATFASLHWLFAALLLVSAAVYAWAPERAEG
- a CDS encoding DUF1178 family protein, with protein sequence MIRYALVCDHTHDFESWFSTSAGFDEQAKRGLVACPVCGSAKVERAIMAPNVARTDRGRQAIAAPAEESPTVTEAPATPAPAPLALISEKDVAMRAMLAALHQHVATNAENVGKRFADEALKIHHGESDSRAIYGEATPEDARMLHEEGVEFMPLPRLPEGRN
- a CDS encoding DMT family transporter; its protein translation is MSLALLWIPATIAASLLQTARNLTQRSLTEVIGVVGATQVRFLFGLPFALLFLVLVCLASNRAPPQIGQGALAFTLWGALTQIAATALMLAAMRERSFSVTTAYTKTEPVQVAIFGALLLGDALSLPKFAAIAVATAGVVVVSWKPGEKLTAAGLRPALLGIGAGAFFAFSAIGFRGAIQALPEGGFFIRATTILALGLTLQTVVLTLYMLVANRPALILSLRNWRRSLSAGFLGAAASQCWFIGFSLTSAANVRTLALIEVPLAQIASRRIFAEGTSRREILGMAMIVGGVGALLLLAI
- a CDS encoding AbrB/MazE/SpoVT family DNA-binding domain-containing protein — translated: MATTVTSKGQVTIPKTVRDLLGIQPGNAVDFRMEADGQVVLTKVTGAAAVDPIDKWRGSAAPGPSTDDIMAMSRGEP